The following proteins are co-located in the Brienomyrus brachyistius isolate T26 unplaced genomic scaffold, BBRACH_0.4 scaffold35, whole genome shotgun sequence genome:
- the cldn2 gene encoding claudin-2 gives MPAMGMELLGFVLGVLGMLGTLVVTLLPHWKTSAFTVNSIVTAVEQKKGLWMECVFQSTGSFQCDPYDSILALPADLQTARAMMVTSNVLSLLGCAAANLGMQCTVCLDGSSGKAKVAGAAGCCFLLAGFLCLIPVSWVTNEVVQTFYQPGLSSVYKDELGECLFVGLAASIVSLLAGVVLCLSCCDASGSGGATRAGSGYPYHARAPRRAPHSMTFHAPSLLKQQARSPDSSSSSGTGRAPKGNPYNTVASYNVTGYV, from the coding sequence ATGCCTGCGATGGGGATGGAGCTCCTGGGCTTTGTCCTGGGCGTCCTGGGCATGCTGGGTACACTGGTGGTCACGCTACTGCCCCACTGGAAGACCTCGGCCTTCACCGTCAACAGCATCGTGACGGCGGTGGAGCAGAAGAAGGGCCTGTGGATGGAGTGCGTCTTCCAGAGCACCGGCTCCTTCCAATGCGACCCCTACGACTCCATCCTGGCACTGCCCGCCGACCTGCAGACAGCCCGCGCCATGATGGTCACCTCCAACGTGCTGTCCCTCCTCGGCTGTGCCGCCGCCAACCTGGGTATGCAGTGCACCGTCTGCTTGGACGGCTCCTCCGGCAAGGCCAAGGTGGCTGGAGCGGCGGGCTGCTGTTTcctcctggccggcttcctgtgCCTCATTCCCGTCTCCTGGGTCACCAACGAGGTGGTGCAGACCTTCTACCAGCCCGGTTTGTCTTCAGTGTACAAGGACGAGCTGGGCGAGTGCCTCTTTGTGGGCCTGGCGGCCTCCATTGTGTCCCTGCTGGCTGGCGTCGTGCTTTGCCTCTCCTGCTGCGACGCCTCCGGCAGCGGAGGGGCTACCAGGGCCGGCAGCGGCTACCCCTACCACGCACGGGCCCCCAGGAGGGCCCCTCACAGCATGACCTTCCACGCCCCATCCCTGCTAAAGCAGCAAGCTCGCTCCCCAGACAGTTCCAGCTCCAGCGGTACAGGGCGCGCCCCAAAGGGGAACCCCTACAACACGGTGGCTAGCTATAATGTCACCGGGTACGTCTGA